A region from the Metopolophium dirhodum isolate CAU chromosome 9, ASM1992520v1, whole genome shotgun sequence genome encodes:
- the LOC132951855 gene encoding phosphatidylcholine:ceramide cholinephosphotransferase 2-like isoform X1: MVSSAFTWMVLESKGEPSTDGIQNRIGIKGVSYTSNEGHKQEFVHIEIDMPPANGHLNERQRQPLLGLCKQVTTAISNGVGWESRNDSNTDNCEHQRPNMGHIHQALADNKHQPDSGTTPTEDDNDFSHKYLNNNANGAAVHIDIPNNVNVLPSNDKIRIPQEKFKTFVALILLIVNFLITTTSLAVVHERVPDRSLYKPLPDTFLDAVPARDWALDVSEIFIIVSTNLTLLIIASHKYRFIVLRRLMFMLSLLYLLRSVTMFVTVLPTSSTTYYCSPKANSTNPVLIARRVFQLFSGFGLSINGKHTFCGDYIYSGHTTILVMSYLITVEYSPRRWYLLHWASWLLAAVGVLMVLLAHGHYTIDVIIAYLVTTRLFWIYHTLANNVYLKHSSSNNYLSRSWWFWMFRYFEGNINGPIPRQYDWPLPWPRRFTAAKYPNRDS; the protein is encoded by the exons ATGGTATCCTCCGCATTCACATG gaTGGTACTAGAATCGAAAGGAGAGCCTAGCACTGATGGAATCCAAAATAGAATTGGAATTAAAGGGGTTTCCTATACATCTAACGAAGGCCATAAACAAGAATTTGTTCATATTGAAATTGACATGCCTCCAGCTAATGGCCATTTA AATGAACGTCAAAGGCAGCCATTATTGGGTCTATGTAAACAAGTTACAACAGCCATTAGTAATGGTGTTGGTTGGGAATCAAGAAATGATTCAAATACGGACAATTGTGAGCATCAACGGCCTAATATGGGTCATATACACCAAGCCTTGGCAGATAACAAACATCAACCTGATAGTGGGACAACACCTACTGAAGATGATAATGATTTTAGTCACAAATATCTCAACAACAATGCCAATGGAGCAGCTGTGCACATTGATATACCAAATAATGTTAATGTGTTACCATCAAATGATAAAATTAGGATCCCACAAGAGAAATTCAAGACTTTTGTtg catTAATATTGTTGATTGTGAATTTTCTAATCACCACTACATCTTTGGCTGTTGTCCATGAAAGAGTGCCTGATCGTAGTCTGTACAAACCATTACCGGATACATTTTTAGATGCTGTACCTGCTCGAGACTGGGCATTAGATGTATCagaaatatttatcattgtCAGCACAAATTTAACATTGTTAATTATTGCCAGTcataagtatag gtttatTGTACTACGTAGACTGATGTTCATGTTGTCTCTTCTATATCTTCTTCGCTCTGTCACTATGTTTGTAACTGTATTGCCCACATCTAGTACCACTTATTACTGTTCGCCCAAAGCCAACTCAACAAATCCAGTACTAATTGCTAGACGTGTATTCCAGTTATTTTCTGGTTTTGGTTTGTCAATCAATGGCAAACACACATTTTGTGGcgattatatatatagtggACATACCACAATTTTAGTCATGAGCTACTTAATCACCGTTGAAT ACTCTCCCAGACGATGGTATTTATTGCATTGGGCTTCATGGTTGTTGGCAGCTGTTGGAGTATTAATGGTACTCCTAGCACACGGTCACTATACTATTGATGTGATTATAGCATACTTGGTTACTACACGACTGTTTTGGATATACCATACATTAGCTAATAATGTTTATCTAAAg cataGCAGttccaataattatttatcacggTCATGGTGGTTTTGGATGTTCAGATACTTTGAAGGAAATATCAATGGTCCAATACCTCGTCAATATGATTGGCCTTTACCATGGCCTCGACGATTCACAGCCGCCAAATATCCAAATCGAGATAGTTAG
- the LOC132951855 gene encoding phosphatidylcholine:ceramide cholinephosphotransferase 2-like isoform X2 — translation MVLESKGEPSTDGIQNRIGIKGVSYTSNEGHKQEFVHIEIDMPPANGHLNERQRQPLLGLCKQVTTAISNGVGWESRNDSNTDNCEHQRPNMGHIHQALADNKHQPDSGTTPTEDDNDFSHKYLNNNANGAAVHIDIPNNVNVLPSNDKIRIPQEKFKTFVALILLIVNFLITTTSLAVVHERVPDRSLYKPLPDTFLDAVPARDWALDVSEIFIIVSTNLTLLIIASHKYRFIVLRRLMFMLSLLYLLRSVTMFVTVLPTSSTTYYCSPKANSTNPVLIARRVFQLFSGFGLSINGKHTFCGDYIYSGHTTILVMSYLITVEYSPRRWYLLHWASWLLAAVGVLMVLLAHGHYTIDVIIAYLVTTRLFWIYHTLANNVYLKHSSSNNYLSRSWWFWMFRYFEGNINGPIPRQYDWPLPWPRRFTAAKYPNRDS, via the exons aTGGTACTAGAATCGAAAGGAGAGCCTAGCACTGATGGAATCCAAAATAGAATTGGAATTAAAGGGGTTTCCTATACATCTAACGAAGGCCATAAACAAGAATTTGTTCATATTGAAATTGACATGCCTCCAGCTAATGGCCATTTA AATGAACGTCAAAGGCAGCCATTATTGGGTCTATGTAAACAAGTTACAACAGCCATTAGTAATGGTGTTGGTTGGGAATCAAGAAATGATTCAAATACGGACAATTGTGAGCATCAACGGCCTAATATGGGTCATATACACCAAGCCTTGGCAGATAACAAACATCAACCTGATAGTGGGACAACACCTACTGAAGATGATAATGATTTTAGTCACAAATATCTCAACAACAATGCCAATGGAGCAGCTGTGCACATTGATATACCAAATAATGTTAATGTGTTACCATCAAATGATAAAATTAGGATCCCACAAGAGAAATTCAAGACTTTTGTtg catTAATATTGTTGATTGTGAATTTTCTAATCACCACTACATCTTTGGCTGTTGTCCATGAAAGAGTGCCTGATCGTAGTCTGTACAAACCATTACCGGATACATTTTTAGATGCTGTACCTGCTCGAGACTGGGCATTAGATGTATCagaaatatttatcattgtCAGCACAAATTTAACATTGTTAATTATTGCCAGTcataagtatag gtttatTGTACTACGTAGACTGATGTTCATGTTGTCTCTTCTATATCTTCTTCGCTCTGTCACTATGTTTGTAACTGTATTGCCCACATCTAGTACCACTTATTACTGTTCGCCCAAAGCCAACTCAACAAATCCAGTACTAATTGCTAGACGTGTATTCCAGTTATTTTCTGGTTTTGGTTTGTCAATCAATGGCAAACACACATTTTGTGGcgattatatatatagtggACATACCACAATTTTAGTCATGAGCTACTTAATCACCGTTGAAT ACTCTCCCAGACGATGGTATTTATTGCATTGGGCTTCATGGTTGTTGGCAGCTGTTGGAGTATTAATGGTACTCCTAGCACACGGTCACTATACTATTGATGTGATTATAGCATACTTGGTTACTACACGACTGTTTTGGATATACCATACATTAGCTAATAATGTTTATCTAAAg cataGCAGttccaataattatttatcacggTCATGGTGGTTTTGGATGTTCAGATACTTTGAAGGAAATATCAATGGTCCAATACCTCGTCAATATGATTGGCCTTTACCATGGCCTCGACGATTCACAGCCGCCAAATATCCAAATCGAGATAGTTAG